GCATCCCCAAAGCCCCATTCCGATAATCCCATACTGGCGCGCGCTGCTTTGGCTGCTGCCCCTGCACCACAAAGTGGCTTGGTGAGGAAGACGGCACAGGCGTCGGCAAGCCAGTTCAGCAAAGGCACCTATATCCAGATTTCCGAACCAGCTGCGAATAAACCCCTTATTGGCAGCAACCTGCCCTATCATGTAGAAAAATTTGCTGACATCGAAGAGCCGCTCTCGGTCAATGAGAACAATAAGGGAGATCGCCGCCGTCGCTGGAGTTGGGAGCCATTCAAGGTTTCCCATGGCAGACGCGAGATCGCCATGAACTGGTCCGGCTCGGTGTGGCATATGGCCAGCCCGTTGCTTGAAGAAAACAACGATGATCTGCCCAAGCTGACATTTGAGCCTGCCGAAGACCTGAGCTTGGTCATGGCCGATGCCCAACAGTTCCTCAAAACGGAGACCAATCCTGCAGGCTCCGATATGATGTATGCGCAGAATGACGAAGGAGATCAGGCACCCAATACCGCTGACGGCATCATAACGGGCTCAACTGCTCTGGCCTATGCGCCGACGTCCAGCGCAACCGATGCCCCCTTTGAAGCCATCCTGACTGAACAGCGCAAGGGCGAGATCAGCGAAGACAATCAGGTCACTATTCTGGGCGCGATTGATGACTTCAATTCCGAGAAGACGGCGGACCAGACCGAGCAGACGACAGAACTTGCAGCCATTGCTCCTATTGATGCCCTGCCACGGGTTCGCGCGCCATATAAACCGGCTCCGTCAGAGCTTGCCGATAATTCCAAGGTCAGCAAGCCGCTGGACATCTCTCCTATTGTCGCAGCTGTTGAGACCTATTCCGCTTCCAATGATGCAGCTTTTACAGACGAAGACAAAGAGAAGTCAGTTCCTCTGACATTGGCAAAAAGCAAAGCGCGCCGCGCAGAGCTTCAGTTGGCCAAGCTCTCTGGTGATGATGAAGGCGAAGCCAACAAGAAAAAATCCCGCTGGGCGAGCTGGTTCAATTTCTCCAGCAAAAAAGCCAAGATCGACGCCAGAGGTGAACATGCCTGGGTGACGAACAAGTTGCCTAAATCATCCTACACCGAAAAGCAGAAAACGTGCCTGGCCAATGCCATCTATTTCGAAAGCCGCTCCGAGCCGGAAGATGGTCAGGTTGCCGTCGGTCAGGTGGTTCTGAACCGCGTCAAGAACCCGGCCTATCCAAACACGATTTGTGGTGTCGTCTATCAGAACCAGAATAAACGCAACGCATGCCAGTTTTCCTTTGCTTGCGACGGCATCCCTGATCGTGTTCGCTCCAAGAAAGCCTGGGATCTTGCCTGGAAACTCGCCAATGAAGTCGTGAATGAAGAAGTCTGGCTCAAGTCCGTTGGCTCATCTACCCATTATCATGCAACCTATGTGCATCCGAAATGGGCGCGCACGATGAAAAAACGTAAAAAGATCGGCTTGCACATCTTCTACAAGACCTATGGCGGCGGCTGGAGCTGATCGCTCATTCGCTTCAAGTCAGCATATCGTGAATTGCAAATGACATTGCCAAAAGCAGATCCTCAGGGATCTGCTTTTTTATTTGAGACCGCCTTTCAAAAACAAAATCTAAAATTTGAATAATTTATAGCACATTCCGTAAAAACTATATTCATGCTAATTTTTACAATAATTTGAAATAATCATTTCTTTAAAGCGTGAATTTCGGGAAAAAAGTGAAAATACGTTCCGTCTTATAAATTGTTTTTTTATCTATCTTGAACAAAATGCAACCAAAGTTAGTCCTGTCAAATTTTCACATTTATTCGGTGCCCTCATGTTTTCTCGTTTCCGTAAGCGTTTCACTTTCGCTCAATCCCTGAAAATTTCACATCGTATCATCGCGCTGACTGTGGTGTGTCTGCTTGGCGTCGCCATTCTGGGGGCGACGAACTATTATGGTTCCCTGAACCGCACGTCCCTGATCAGCAAGGGAGAAAGCGCTTCTGCCATCAAAGACATCGTTCAACAAGTCAATCTGGCCGTGCTGAACATGAAGAGCAATGCGAGTGACTTTCTAACGCTTGGCGAAACGAAATATTCGGTACGATTCAATCTGGCATATGAAGATGCCAACAAACGTCTTGACGAAATTGCGTCAGTCGATCCCGAGGGCACGACACAAGCCCCTATCCTTGAGCTGAGAGAAGCTCTTACGAAAGACAAGGACAGTTTCGAAAAGATCGTCGCCAAGAAAAACAAAATTGGCCTGAAGGAAACTCAGGGCATGCAAGGCGAGCTTAACATGATCGCCAACAAGGTCGACGACATCATCAAGAAGACCAATAACCAGCAATTGATGGTTCATGCTCTGGAGATGCATCTGCTGGAGAAAGAGTTTTTGAGAACGTCGAATGCCAGCTTGCTCGAGACGCTCAAAAAGGAACAAAAGGCACTGTCCAATGCCGTTGCAACGGCCATGATGACGGCAGAGGATCGCAAGGAAATTCTTGAGGGCACGGCCAAATATGCAGAAATGCTAAACAGCATACAGGCAGCCAAAATCGAGCTTTTCCGCATGTCTGCCGAAATGAACTCCATCTATAACAGCATGTCGTTCAAATTCTCGTCCATTCGTGAACTCGCAGCCAAAACCGCAGAAATTGCCCAAAATGAATTGGTCGAGATCGACAAACACGTCACCTATATTTTTGCGGCAACTCTGCTGGGCTCTGTTATTCTGACGGTCCTGTTCGGCTTCCTGCTTGGCCGCAGTATCGTTCGGCCGATTCGCACGATCATCAGCTCCATGAACAATCTGGCTGAAGGTGATCACCAGTCTGAAATTCCTTATATTGCAAGACGCAACGAAATTGGTGATATCGCAAAAGCGGTGGAAGTATTCCGCCACAACGCCGTGGAACGCGAGCGGCTGAAAACAATGAGCGAAAAGGAACAGGAAGCAAGACTGCATCGCCAGCAGCGCATGGAAGAGCTCATTGAACAGTTCCGCTCTCTGGCGCAACAAACCATGCAGGCTGTGGCTGACAAATCCAAAGGCATGGAAGAAATTGCCAGCACCCTTTCAGCCAACTCTACCCAAACATCGAGTCAGGCAGACACTGTGGAACGCTCTTCCAACGATGCGCAAGAGCATTTCCAGGCCGTCGCGGCTGCCGCTGAGGAGCTTTCTGCTTCAATTAGCGAGATCGGGCGTCAAACCGAAAGCTCTTCGATGGTAATTCAGAGAGCGGTCAATACGGCCACGGCCGCTGACCAAAAGATTTCCAGTCTGGCAACGGCAGCCCAGCAGGTCGGCGAAGTGGTCACCATGATTCAGAATATCGCCGAGCAGACCAATTTGCTCGCCCTCAACGCCACCATCGAAGCTGCGCGCGCCGGAGAGGCTGGTCGTGGGTTTGCTGTGGTTGCAGCTGAAGTCAAGGAATTGGCAAACCAGACCAGCAAGGCAACAGAAGAAATTTCTGGTCAGATTTCCGCCATCCAGTCTGAAACCGATGACGCGGTGGAAGCGATCCGCGCCATCACCCAGACCATGACCGAAGTTGGCTCCACATCCAACACCATCGCTGCTGCGGTGGAAGAACAGGGCAGCGCAACACAGAATATCAGTGAGAATGTTCAGCGGGCTGCCGTTGGAGCGGCAAATATCACCGAGAATATTGCCAGCGTTGCTGAAGCAGCAGGAGCAAACCTCCACTCTGCTCAGTCGGTGCTGACGGTATCTCATGAAATGCTGACGCAGACCGAAGAATTGCAGAATCTGGTCAATCAATTCCTCGAGGATGTCGCTGCGGCATAAGCTGCAACTGCGCAAAATAACAAGAAGCTAAGGCCGTGAGGGGATCTCCCGCGCGGCCTTTTTTCACTCTATTTTATCGCTTGCTGAGGCGTGATCTTAAACGGCGCTTTACCTCAACGCATCCAGTTTGGCTGCCACTTCGAGCAAATCTTGCCAGGCAGCGCGCTTTTGGGCTGGCGTACGCAACAAGAAGGCCGGATGCAGGGTGGGCATGACGGGGATTTCCCGACGAGGCAAATCCTGCCCGCCAACGGCGTAGGTCCACCAACGGCCACGAAGGCGCATGATGCCGTCTTTGCTACCCAACAATTGCTGAGCTGATGTGCCGCCAAGAAACACAAGGATCTTGGGATTGACCAGCTCTATGTGCCGATGAATGAACGGCTGCATGAGGGTTTGTTCGTCCAGGCTGGGCTTACGGTTTCCCGGCGGGCGCCAGGGCAGGATATTGGTGATATAACTGTTGGACCGGTCCAATCTGACGGCCGCCATCATCTTGTCGAGCAACTGTCCCGCCCGGCCGACGAAAGGCACTCCCTGCAAATCCTCATCTCGGCCCGGCGCTTCGCCGACGAACATTACGTCAGCGGAGGGATTGCCATCTCCGAAAACCAGATTCTTGGCAGAGAATTTCAGGCTGCATCCATCAAAAGATGAGAGCGTCTGGCGCAATTGTTCAAGGCTGGTGGCCTTGAGTGCGGCTTCGCGGGCATCCTCAACAGCGCCCGGAGCACCAGCAACGGCCCCGGCGCCCTGCCCATTGTGCACCGCAGCATTGAACGAAGGATGGGATTGATTCCCCGCCGCCGCTGGCGTAGGTCTATGAGAGGGACTTTGAGGGGAGGAAGGCCTGTTTTCTTGCGAATTCGGAACAACGCGCGTCTTTTGACGCGCTTGTGCCTGCCGCAAACTTTCGGCAAAGCGATCTTGCGGCGCAGCATCAACAACACAATCCACGCCCATCGCCTCGTACCAATCGAGGAGGGTTTTAAGATCATGAGCTGTTGTCACCACGTTATGCATATTGAACACTTGGATTCGGGCTTCTTTTTCCGCTAATGGTATTCCTTATAGGGCCAACTGCAATAAGTGTCGATAGAAAGCCTGTCGACCGGATAATGAAAAGGACCTTCACATGACAGAGGTGAACGAACTTCCAGAACGCGAAAGCATGGAATTCGACGTGGTGATCGTTGGCGCAGGGCCTGCCGGGCTGTCTGCAGCGATACGGATCAAGCAGCAAGCTGCCGAAAAGAATGAAGACATATCGGTTGTGGTTCTGGAAAAAGGCTCGGAAGTGGGTGCGCATATTCTTTCCGGTGCGGTCATTGATCCTGTGGCTCTCAGCCGCCTGATCCCCGACTGGAAAGAGGATGAAAGCTGCCCGGTGAAAGTGGCCGTCAAGAAAGACAAATTCCGTCTGCTTGGACCAGCCGGAGCGATCAGTCTTCCCGGTTTCATCATGCCGCCGCTGATGCACAATCATGGCAACTATATCATCTCCCTTGGCAATCTTTGCCGCTGGTTGGCCGAGAAGGCTGAGGAAATGGGGGTAGAAATCTATCCCGGATTTGCTGCGGCCGAATTACTCTATGATGACAAGGGCGCCCTGCGCGGTGTTGCCACCGGCGACATGGGCCTTGGCAAAGATGGCCAGCCCAAGGACACCTATATGCGTGGCATGGAGCTTTTGGGCAAATATACGCTCATCAGCGAAGGCGTGCGCGGCTCTCTGGCCAAGCAGTTGATTGCCAATTATCAGCTCGACAAAGACTGCGACGTGCCGAAATTCGGCATTGGCATCAAGGAAATCTGGGAAGTGGACCCGGCCAAACATCAGGAAGGCGTGATCGAGCATACTTTCGGCTGGCCGCTGGACAGCTCCACCGGTGGCGGCTCCTTCCTCTATCACATGGAAGACAATCAGGTGGCTGTCGGGCTCGTGGTCTATCTCAACTACAAGAACCCTTATCTGTCTCCGTTTGAAGAATTCCAGCGGTTCAAGACCCACCCGACCGTCAAGCCTCTGTTTGAAGGTGCCAAACGCATTTCCTATGGCGCACGCTGCATCGCAGAAGGCGGCTATCAGTCAGTGCCGCGCCTCACCTTCCCCGGAGGGGCGCTCATCGGCTGTGCGGCAGGCTTTGTCAACGTGCCTCGCATCAAGGGCATTCACAATGCCATGGATTCGGGCATCTTTGCCGCAAACGCAGTTGTCAACGCCCTGACCGAAGGCCGCTCTGGCGACGAATTGGTGGCGTTTGAGGAAGGTTGGCGCAAGGGCCCAATCGGCAAGGACTTGTTCAAGGTGCGGAACGTCAAGCCGCTCTGGTCCAAGTTTGGGCTGTTCCTTGGCGTCGGTTTCGGCGGGCTCGACATGTGGACCAACTCGCTGTTCGGCTTTTCCTTCTTCGGCACCCAGAAGCATGGCAAGACGGACGCCAAGGCTACCCTTCCCGCTTCCCAGTGCAAGCCGATCGACTATCCCAAGCCCGATGGCAAGATCACCTTTGATCGTTTGAGCTCTGTCTATCTGTCCGGAGCCAATCACGAAGAAGATCAGCCGTGCCATCTGGTGGTGGGTGATGAAGCTTTGCAGAAAAGCTCCGAGCATGATGTTTATGCCGGACTTTCCCAGCGCTTCTGCCCGGCCGCCGTTTATGAATGGGATGAAAGCGGTGAAGCGCCAAGCTATGTCATCAACGCGGCCAACTGCGTCCACTGCAAGACCTGTGACATCAAGGATCCGAACGGCAACATTACATGGACCGTCCCGGAAGGCGGCGGCGGGCCGACTTACCCCAACATGTAACGGTCCATGTTTCTTTGCCGATAGGCTCGTCATGCGGGAAAGACCCGCATGGCCTATCTGGTGACCGTCCCCGAGGGTGGCGGCGGGCCGACATATCCGAACATGTGAGGATGTCACAGCTTTTTTCTTCGATAAGCTGGTCTCGCGCGGTAGATCGCGCGAGGCTTATCTGGTGACCATCCCGGAAGGCGGCGGCGGGCCGACCTATTACACAGCCCGACCTCTGCCGGATCATATAACGTAAAAAAGCCGAGCTTATGCCCGGCTTCAAACCTCATTGGATGTGACATTGATCTCTAGACTAGGTTAGCCAAACAGAGCGTCAATATCATCCTGACTGCTGTCTTTCTCTTCTTCATTCAGCTTTTTGTTGCTGAAATCAAGATCGGCCAGCATGGCATCCACTTCGTGCTGTTCAACGCCTTCTCCCTTGTGCTGCGGGCCATGAAGAATGAGTTCGCGCTGACGTCGTTCCTGTTCGGTTTCCTCGGTAAAGGCATCTTCAATGTCCTGCATTTTCATGCGTTCCACGAAAGTGCTCACGCGTTTGTCAATCACGTTCAAAGCATTGACAACCTTGGAAATACGCTGGCCTGTAATGTCCTGGAAGGAACAAGCCTCAAAAATCTCGATCACCTTGTCGTTGACCAGAGCCTGATAGGCATCACCGTCGCTGGGATCAGCGCCCATGATTTCTTCGGCAGAAGACATGATGATATTGGTTGCATTCTCTGTTGCTTCAACAACAGCGTCGAGTTCACGACCGGCATCAGGAATGGCCGCATGTCGCATTTCGGATGGGCGCAGGGCTGCAATCTCGTTCTTCATGGACGAGATTTCATGTGCAATCGAGGTAAACTCTTCATAAAGCGACTTGTCCATGGCTTGTAAGTAGGAATCAAGGCTACCCGCCATAACCTCAGCCAGAGCCATAATGTCGTTCAGAGATACGGCTTCGCCCTTATTCTTTTCTAGAAAGGAAACAAGTTCTGCTACTTTATCAGCACTCAGTTGTTTTGCTTCTGCAGCCATTTCGTGATCCTCTTGGGTCAAAAATTTGTTTGTTTAGACGATTTATACACGCCTATATTTCTGAACATTTCTGCGCATAAACCATCTAAAGCGTCTGTCGTTTTTAGTTTCCCGGATTAGCGAGATTTTGTGCGGTAGACGCCACCGTTGACCGCGGAGTGTTCCCTGCGGCATCCCCCTGTAATACTGCACAGGGGCATCTAATTTGTTTCACCAAGAACCCGCTCTCTGTTTAATTCGCCGCAGAGTGCACCGGGCAATTCCGCCCGGCTCCTCGGCCCAACCAAACAATCGAATTCTTTACGATGCCTCTCTCCCACCTAAAAAAGAGGCATCCACGCCGTCTTAGCTATCGAAGACGGCGTCGATTTTTGTTTTCAGCGTCGCTGCGTTGAAAGGCTTAACGATGTAGTTGTTCACACCGGCTTTCTTGGCTGCAATCACGTTTTCAGTTTTGGACTCCGCGGTGACCATGATGAATGGTGTCTTGGAAAGCGAGTCACTGGCACGAACCTGCTTGAGAAGTTCGTAACCGGTCATTGGTTCCATGTTCCAGTCGGAGATCACCAGCCCATAGCGGCGGTCTTGCATTTTCGCCAAGGCTTCTGTGCCATCTGCTGCATCATCAACATCTTCAAACCCAAGCTGCTTGAGCAGGTTTTTGATAATGCGGATCATGGTTTTATAGTCGTCGACGACCAATACCGGCATTGAAAGATCGAGGGCCATTTGTTTACTCCAAACTCACACTGCATTGCCGCTTCTATCAGCGGAATTTTCGACTTTTCAGACTGTTGGTTTTTGTAATCAGGAAATCTGTGATCCCTGACGTAGTTCGCAGACTATCTCAAGGGTTTAAAAAAGCGGTTAACTGGGGTGAAGTAGGAAAAGTGCAAATTACTAACAAAAGCGGCATTTTGTTAGTAAATCATCTGAAATTGCTTCAAAATTTACTTAGTGGAAGTATTTTGTTTAGCTTTTACTAACCTTTATTTTGATTAACCATAAGTGCTTCGATTTAATCACAGGCTTAATGCTCTCAAAAGGCAAGTTTATGCACCTCTAGCTCATTTTATACAGCAGCACCCTCAAAAGCTGCTGTAGTGCGGCACGGCAAGCGAACTCAGCACTTGAGCAAATGACTGCGGTGATCGGCTGTAACTCAGCCCCAATCCCACTTTGGCTCAATAGACCTATGCCCTGTTGACGCGAGGGGCCGTGTTGCACATGCTAAGAATTGCTGCGGCGCAGTATTTTTAGCCATTGTCAAATGAATAAGCGCAGCAAGGCCCGCTCGCTCAAGGGAGAGCTTGGTGGCAGAGCGTCAGGAAGAACCGACTCGCAAAATTCTGGGGAGAACCATTATGACCGCACCTTTGCAAGGGAAGCAGGCACAAGTCGTTTATTATGAAGATATGCAGATTGGACAGAAGGAAAGCTTCACCCATGTCGTAACGGAAGACGACATCCTTGCTTTTGCCAAGCTCACCGGAGACCATAATCCCGTTCATATAGACAAAGCCTATGGTGAGAGTTGCCGATTTGGTGGCAACATTGCCCATGGGCTATACACCGCCAGCCTGTTCTCGGCAATATTGGGCATGCTGTTGCCCGGTCCCGGCGCGATTTACATATCCCAGACACTGCAATTCAAGGCGCCGGTTCGCCCAGGAGACGCGGTAACAGTCTCTGCTGCGGTGAAAGCCAAGGAAGATAAGGGACGTCGCGTCACCCTTGATTGTACCGCGGAAGTGGATGGGCTTCTGGTTCTGACGGGGGAAGCAACTGTCATGGCGCTCAAAAAGCCCGCCGATTGAGGAAATAACAAAATTGGGTGCGCCTTGGCCGCAAAGCAGATCTTCAGCTCAAGCCAGGGCGTTTCCAACAACAGACACCCTATCTCTATTTATATCTATAATAGAGATAAAGAAGGAAGTTGCGGTGTGACTTGCCTAACTGATGGATATGCCGGTTCGTTTCCAGTCAAAATCCATTTGACGGGCCGTCTGTTCAGCCAGCTCTTCCGACCCCAGCCGGGCGACCATGTGCAAAGCCATATCGATACCGGCCGATATGCCCGCTGAGCTGATCAAATCCCCATCCTCGACCCAACGCACATTTTCAACACACTCGATGGCCGGATAGCGCGTGCGAAAATCCGGGATATCTTCCCAATGCGTGGTCATGGTTTTCTGGTCTGACACACAGCCCGCCTCGGCAAGAATGAATGCTCCGGTGCAGACGGAAGTCAAAAGAGAAACGCTTTCAGCCTGCCTTTTGACCCATCCCAGAAGCTTGACATTTTCCAATTGCGCCTCATGTACCCCGCCGGGCACCAAAAGCACCTCAAGTGGAGGATGATCGTCAAAAGAATGATCCGGCAGCACTCTATAGTCTGCTCTGGCGTCAACCGCATCCATATTCTCGGCAATAAGGACCGGCGCGAAGGGAAAATCCTCCCCACGCTTCCCGGCAACGCGGCTGGCTGTTGTCAGCACCTCGAAGGGGCCAGAGAAATCCAAAACTTCAACACCACTATAAAGCAGAATTCCAATCGGGCTTATTTGCAACCAATTGCATCTATCAACCAAGAAACACTCCATATAATTGATGTTTGACTGTTGTTGCTGCAGACTTCAGTTATGATCTAATCATTGTGATTTGGAGAGATTATGCTTTCTTCTGGTTTTTATTGGTGCAGCTATGGGTGGCTCATTGCGTTCACCAAGCGTGGCCAGCTGAGATCTTCCAGAGTTATCAGATCAACGTCGAGCGCTCTAGCCTTTCCAAATAAGGCCTCATATTTTGGCTGTTGGTGATATTCGTCATAAAGATCCGTTGAAATTATAAGACCAACGAAACTGTTTTCCGTTCCAAAATGGTCCACGAGATTGTCTGCTTCGTGGAGCGCACGCATTAGCTTGTCATTTTTGTTTTGATAGTGCGAGCTGTAGGCCTTGCAGGAATAGAATGCTAGAAGATCGCCAAATCTTGCGATGACATCGATTTCGTTCTCTCCCCAATATCCTTCAAAAGACCATTCGATCTGTTGTGAGAAAAGAACCTCATCTGCCCCAGCGGCCTCTGCAGCCAGGCAGGCTAGCTCTTCAAGCCACCCTCCCGTTATATAGCGCAATGCTGGTCCCTTTGGAGCGCTTATGCGCTCCTTTTGGTTCACTCTAATCAATTCGGCCTTGATCATTGCGGAAATAATGCTCTGCTCAGCTTGTGACAAATCCGCAGAGCGAAGTGAGCCCGACATCAGCGCGGGCTTGATTTTTTCAAAGACCGCATAGTGTTGTGCTATTTGTATTGAGGCGGCCTTGTGCTTTCTGGCGGCAGACAGGTCTCCCGTCCGATAAGGATCTACCCGAGCGCCTTTTCGTTCCAAAAGCTCTGAAATCGTCATAGATGTGTTCCAAATCTGTTTTACAAATCAATTACAAACAATGTTGGCCCTTCTATCATATCGAACTGAATTTTCAGAGCAACTGAGGTTGAAAGAAACGGTGCGTTAAACGGCAAGCGTGCTCCTTTGCTATGCAATCTCTGGTGCAGCCGGAGCCATTTTACCGGAAAAGCGCACGAGACCAAGTTTTTCGCGATGAATGAAGCGATAACTCAGAGAGAGAGCGGTAATGGCAAGCCCCAAGGCAAGACCTACCCAGATCCCCTCACCTTCCCAGCCGAGAACGAAGCCGCAGAAATAGGATATCGGCAAACCACAAACCCAATAGCCAAAGATCGCGATGAGCATCGGCATTTTGGTGTCACTCAAGCCACGCAGGGCTCCGGCCATGGTGGACTGAAGCCCATCGACGAGCTGGAACAAGCCAGCATAGGCCAGATAGCTGACTGCCAATGTGAAGGGTACGGTGTTTGTCGCAATCTCAGGATCGAGATAAAGCCCCACAAGGAAATGCGGAAAGAGCAAGAAACTTGCGCAACTGATAGAGTTGAACATTACCGAGATAAGCACCGACACCCACCCGGCGCGCCGCACACCTTCAAGGCAGCGGGCACCATAGGCAAGCCCGGTGCGCACGGTGGTAGCCTGACTGAGACCGAGCGGCACCATGAAAGCAAGAGACGCCAGCTGCACAGCCACAGTATGCGCGGCCAGAGCGTCAGTGCTGATCCAGCCCATGAGAAAGACAGCTGCGGCGAACAGGCCAACTTCCACCATGACCATCAAGCCGATGGGCACACCGATGCGGAAAAGTTCGAAAAAGCGCGGCCAGTCTGGTTTCCAGAATCGGGCAAGCAAATCATATATGCGATATTTCTTATCAAAGACCACATAGAGCGCGAGCAGAATGAACACGAAGGTTTGCACAACGGACGTCGAAATGCCAGCGCCCACCAGACCCAAGGCTGGAAAGCCGAATTTGCCGAACATCAAGACATAGTTGCCAGCGAAATTGACAAAGAAGCTGGCAATCGTCGTCAGCAGAATAATGCGTGTCTCGCTGTGAGCGGTCACAAGACTGCGCAAGGCGACGAAACCCAACGAAGGGAAAACGCCCAAGGCAGCATAAGCCAAATAGCCAGAGGCCTTGGCGGCGATATCGGGCATCTGACCACCAAAGCGATAAATATGCTCGCTTTGATAAAGCAGCCCCATGATGAGAACGGACATGACCACGGCAACCCAGATGCCCTGTCGGGCAGAGCGCCGAACCGAGGTATAATCCTTCGCACCAATAGCCTGAGCAACCATCGGGCTGACAGCTGACAAGGCACCAATACCGAACACAACGGTCGGATGCATGAGCGCCGAGGCCAGAGACCCGGCCGCCAAGGCATCGCGTCCAAGCCAGCCCATCATGATTACATCGGTGATCTGGAGTGAGAATTGCGCCAATTGCGCCAAAACGAGCGGCCATGCCAAGGCCAAGGTCGCCGCAATTTCCTCTCGCCAGGAAATGGGCGCGCCCTGTTTGTCATTGGAATAGCCAGAAAAAGCAATTTGCCCTTCCAGCATTGATTGCTGGTCTTGCATAGTGTCACCAGGGTTGTGAAAATTATTGGAAGTCGCAGCCAACTCTGGGGGCAAGGGTCCGCTTCAGCCACATGGGCCAAACGGTGCGCCATAAGTTTTCTGCGCCGAAACTCGTACTGATCGGAGCCAAACCCTAACTTCGTCGTTCGCCTATGTATAGTGCAAATATTGTCTCATACAGCTTTTCCTTCAGTTGTCTGCACATTGTAAAGATTACCGAGGCTCCCAAATTGTTTGAAAACGGAAAGGTGGGATGGTAAAGCCATGGTTTCGTCAATTAAATTCGACGAATGAAAAAGAACTGGTAACAGGTCCAATCTGGATATAAAACCAAAGTGGGCGTTTCTTCCTTCCCCATCAAGTTCATTTATTTCAACGACCTTACCGATTGCTTGACTGTTTGCTTAAGTCCCTGAGAGGTTGACATGTTTCACTTCAAGACAGCTTCCCTTTGCGCTCTGTTGTTAATGGCCTCATTAGCCGGTTGCCGAACCGTTCCCATTGGAATGGATGAGATGGACGACATGTTGGGTCAAACTCCGGATATTAAGGGGGAAGTGCAGTGGAATTTTGCTGCGACAAGCGGCGATTTGGTTCTGGTCGGGTTGCAGGATGCCGCTGGCGTCATCAAATCAGCCAAGGTGATACCGCCCCCGGGGGCCAAGCATGTTGATTTCTCGTTGTCCATCAGCAAAAGCGACAGAACCAAATGCTTGTCGCGTGGATCCTGTCGCTATTCGGCTGAGTTGCGAGAGGGGCAAACGCTGAAAGCCCGTGGCTTTATTTATTTCACGACGACGCTAAACCCAATCATCGAAATAAGCCAAGAAGGCACGATCCCCCAAACGGTTAGCGCCTCGGCGCCAAACCAGCCACAAACCAGCGGCGGCGCGCCCGTTCAAAAGCAGCAGCTGCCAAAACCGGTCTATCGATGATTCTTCAGTCATGGCATTGATGCTCCATACCCGATCAGTCAATTCTCTTGATGTGACCTGATCCATCGCTATATAAACGAGAGCCATTGACCCAATACATTGACCCAAGACAAGCCATTGACACAAAACAAGTGGTAAGGCATCCATCCGCTCAATGTTATGCATGGTCAGCCGACCAAGCCCCGATAATTTTCGACCCTGCCGGTTTTGACCGGTTAAAAGGAGTTGCCCGAAATGATGACCCCATCCGAGTCCTTCAT
This window of the uncultured Cohaesibacter sp. genome carries:
- a CDS encoding protein phosphatase CheZ produces the protein MAAEAKQLSADKVAELVSFLEKNKGEAVSLNDIMALAEVMAGSLDSYLQAMDKSLYEEFTSIAHEISSMKNEIAALRPSEMRHAAIPDAGRELDAVVEATENATNIIMSSAEEIMGADPSDGDAYQALVNDKVIEIFEACSFQDITGQRISKVVNALNVIDKRVSTFVERMKMQDIEDAFTEETEQERRQRELILHGPQHKGEGVEQHEVDAMLADLDFSNKKLNEEEKDSSQDDIDALFG
- a CDS encoding response regulator; translated protein: MALDLSMPVLVVDDYKTMIRIIKNLLKQLGFEDVDDAADGTEALAKMQDRRYGLVISDWNMEPMTGYELLKQVRASDSLSKTPFIMVTAESKTENVIAAKKAGVNNYIVKPFNAATLKTKIDAVFDS
- a CDS encoding MaoC family dehydratase, which translates into the protein MTAPLQGKQAQVVYYEDMQIGQKESFTHVVTEDDILAFAKLTGDHNPVHIDKAYGESCRFGGNIAHGLYTASLFSAILGMLLPGPGAIYISQTLQFKAPVRPGDAVTVSAAVKAKEDKGRRVTLDCTAEVDGLLVLTGEATVMALKKPAD
- a CDS encoding DJ-1/PfpI family protein translates to MVDRCNWLQISPIGILLYSGVEVLDFSGPFEVLTTASRVAGKRGEDFPFAPVLIAENMDAVDARADYRVLPDHSFDDHPPLEVLLVPGGVHEAQLENVKLLGWVKRQAESVSLLTSVCTGAFILAEAGCVSDQKTMTTHWEDIPDFRTRYPAIECVENVRWVEDGDLISSAGISAGIDMALHMVARLGSEELAEQTARQMDFDWKRTGISIS
- a CDS encoding MATE family efflux transporter, with product MQDQQSMLEGQIAFSGYSNDKQGAPISWREEIAATLALAWPLVLAQLAQFSLQITDVIMMGWLGRDALAAGSLASALMHPTVVFGIGALSAVSPMVAQAIGAKDYTSVRRSARQGIWVAVVMSVLIMGLLYQSEHIYRFGGQMPDIAAKASGYLAYAALGVFPSLGFVALRSLVTAHSETRIILLTTIASFFVNFAGNYVLMFGKFGFPALGLVGAGISTSVVQTFVFILLALYVVFDKKYRIYDLLARFWKPDWPRFFELFRIGVPIGLMVMVEVGLFAAAVFLMGWISTDALAAHTVAVQLASLAFMVPLGLSQATTVRTGLAYGARCLEGVRRAGWVSVLISVMFNSISCASFLLFPHFLVGLYLDPEIATNTVPFTLAVSYLAYAGLFQLVDGLQSTMAGALRGLSDTKMPMLIAIFGYWVCGLPISYFCGFVLGWEGEGIWVGLALGLAITALSLSYRFIHREKLGLVRFSGKMAPAAPEIA